ACGGTGCGCCATTGCTACCCCATACTGGAGCCTGTGCTGCCCGCACACACCCTGATTGAAATTCCGGCGGGGGAGGAGTACAAGACCTTGGCAAGCTGCGACATGGTTTGGAGTCAGCTCACGGAAAAATCGGCCGACCGGTATGCTGTGGTCGTCAACCTCGGTGGGGGAGTAGTTACCGATTTGGGCGGTTTCTGTGCTGCTACGTACAAGCGCGGCATTCGCTTTATCCAAGTCCCGACTACGCTGCTGGCCCAGGTAGACGCTAGCGTGGGTGGTAAAACCGGTGTCGACTTTCAGGGCTTTAAAAACCAGATTGGCGTATTTCAGGAGCCTGCCGCCGTTTTTATTGCCCCGCAGTTTCTGCACACGCTGGATGACCGGCAGCTCAAATCCGGTTATGCCGAGGTTGTCAAGCACTGGCTTATTGCCGATGCAGAGGCCTTTGCCACCCAGCGTCAGGAAGGCGTGCTCGTGACGGATTGGAGCCCGATTATCCAGGATTCGGTGGCTACTAAGCAGCAGATTGTCGAGGCCGACCCCCTGGAATCGGGGCTACGCAAGGTGCTTAATTTCGGCCATACGGTGGGCCACGCCCTGGAAAGCTACCTGCTGTTGCAGTCGGGCCGCGAGATTCTGCACGGCGAGGCCGTAGCTGCCGGCATGATTTGCGAAAGTTGGTTGTCGGTGCAAAAAGGCCTACTGAGTGAAACGGAACTGGACCGCATCGAAACCTTCTTGTTCTCCGTGTTCGAGAAAGTCCAGTTTGTGACCCTCGAAACTGATGCCATTGCCCAACTAGCTTTGCAAGACAAGAAGAACAGCGGCTCCACTATCAACTGCACGTTGTTGCAGGGCATCGGCAAGGCCGTGTACGACCAGCCCGTGACGCTGGCGGAAATAGCCGAGTCGCTGCGGTATTATCATCGGCTGTAGTGGACTAATTTGCGGCTTCGTTTCTTTTTTGGCTTAAAACTCTTGTCACTCATCGATACTTCTTCTTCCGTACAGCTGCAGTGGGCCGGCGGGCTACTTAGCGGCAGTGCCCAGCTCCCAGCTTCCAAAAGTGAAAGCAACCGCGCCCTGATTATCCGGGCCCTGGCCGGCGGCGGGCAGCTCGACAACCTCTCCGACGCCAATGACACGGAGCTTATGCAGCGCCTGCTGGCCACTCCGCTGAGCGCCGATACGCTGAATGCCGAAGAC
Above is a genomic segment from Hymenobacter cellulosivorans containing:
- the aroB gene encoding 3-dehydroquinate synthase — protein: MKNLNSAVVIGPQSLTELAQMLQSKAVSQVFVVVDSNTVRHCYPILEPVLPAHTLIEIPAGEEYKTLASCDMVWSQLTEKSADRYAVVVNLGGGVVTDLGGFCAATYKRGIRFIQVPTTLLAQVDASVGGKTGVDFQGFKNQIGVFQEPAAVFIAPQFLHTLDDRQLKSGYAEVVKHWLIADAEAFATQRQEGVLVTDWSPIIQDSVATKQQIVEADPLESGLRKVLNFGHTVGHALESYLLLQSGREILHGEAVAAGMICESWLSVQKGLLSETELDRIETFLFSVFEKVQFVTLETDAIAQLALQDKKNSGSTINCTLLQGIGKAVYDQPVTLAEIAESLRYYHRL